From Algihabitans albus:
GAATGCTGCGCAGCGGCATTGCATTGCCCGGCTTCACATCGGTCCGCGTGTCCGCGATCACCCTGTCGCCCGGCGCCAGCCGCTGCGGCGCCAGAATGTAGGCCTGCTCACCGTCCTCGTAAGCGATCAGCGCGATGAAGGCACTGCGATTGGGATCATACTCCAACCGCTCAACCGTGGCCGGAACGCCCCACTTGCGCCGCTTGAAGTCGATGATCCGATAGGTCCGCTTGTGCCCGCCGCCGCGACGCCGCGCCGTCACGTGGCCCTGGTTGTTGCGGCCACCGGACTTGCTGAGGCCCTCGGTCAATTTCTTGACCGGCTTGCCCTTCCAGAGGCCGCTGCGATCGACGATCGTCAGCTGCCGCTGGCCCGGCGTGATCGGATTGAAGGTCTTGAGCGCCATAACTCTGATCCCGCCCCTTAGATACCGGTGGTCACGTCGATGGCGTGACCTTCCTCGAGGGTGACGTAAGCCTTCTTGAAGTCGGAGCGCTGACCGAGACGACCCCGGAACCGCTTGACCTTGCCCTTCTGGATCGCGGTGTTGACCGCCTTCACCTTGACCTTGAACAGCCCCTCGACGGCTGCCTTGATCTCCGGCTTGTTCGCATCCAGCGGCACCTGAAAGGCAATCTGGCCGTGCTCACCGCCCAGGGTCGTCTTTTCGGTCACCAAGGGGCGACGAATCAGCTCGTACATGCGCTCTTGCGAGAGCTGCAACTCGAGCTTCTTGCGCGGACGTGCCCTGCTCATTTCAACCGTGCCTCCAGTGCTTCGACCGCGGCGCGCGTCAGCACCAGGCGATCCCGCCGCAGGATGTCGTAGACGTTCGCGCCCTGCTGCGGCAGCAGGTCGACACCCTTGATGTTGCGCGCGGCCCGTTCGAACTGCGTATCGATCTCCGCGCCGTCGATGATCAAGGCATTGTCCCAGCCCAGCTTCACGAGCTGCTCGACCAACGGCTTCGTCTTGTGGGTTTCGGCCTTGGCCGTCTCCAGCACCACCAGCTTGCCGTCCTTGGCCTTCGCCGAGAGGGCGCACTTCAACCCGAGCGCACGCACCTTCTTCGGAAGGTCGAAGGCGTGATCGCGCGGCAAGGGGCCGTGCACGACGCCGCCGCCGCGCATGATATTGGTCTTCAGGTTGCCGCGGCGCGCCCGGCCCGTGCCCTTCTGGCGGTACGCCTTCTTGGTCGTGCCGACGATCTCGCTGCGGCCCTTGGCCTTGTGCGTACCGGACCGGCGCTTGGCGAGCTGCCAGGTGACGACCCGATGCAAGATGTCGCGGCGCACCTCGACCCCGAAGATCGACTCGTCGAGGTCGATCTGCCCGGCGGTCTCGTTGGCGAGCGTGGTGACGTCCAGCTTCATGACTTAGGAGTCCTTCTTCTCTTCGCCGCTGTCACCGCTCGCGTCGCCGCCGGCGCCCGCCTCGGGCGCGGCGCTGTCGGCCGCAGGCGCAGCGGTCTCACCGGACGCCTCGGCCTCAGGTGCGGCCGCAGTCTCCTCAGCCGAAACTTCCTCGGCCGGAGCCTCCTCGGCGACGGGCTCTTCTTCGACGGGCGCCGAACGAACAGCGCCAGGATAGGGCGCATCGTCGGGACGCGCCCGCTTGACCGCATCGCAGACCGTGACCCAGCCGCCTTCGGAACCGGGCACCGCGCCGCGCACCAAGATCAGCCCGCGTTCGACATCCACTTTGACCACCTTCAGATTCTGGGTCGTGACGCGGCCATCGCCCATGTGTCCGGCCATCTTCTTGTTCTTGAAGACTTTGCCCGGATCCTGATTCTGGCCGGTTGAGCCATGTGCCCGGTGCGAGACCGACACACCGTGACTCGCGCGCATGCCGCCGAAGCCATGGCGCTTGATGACACCCGCGAAGCCCTTACCGATCGAGGTACCGGCGACGTCGACGAACTGACCAGGCAGGAAATGATCCACGGTCAGCTCGCTGCCGACATCGATCAGGGCGTCTTCGGCGACGCGGAATTCGACCAGACGCTTGCGCGGGGCGACCTTCGCCTTCGCAAAACGCTCGCGCTCCGGCTTGCTGACGCGGTTGACCTTGGCCGCCCCGACACCGAGCTGCAGAGCCACATAGCCGTCCCGGTCCGACGTCCGCTGCGCGGTCACGTAGCAACCGTCAACCTGCAGCACGGTCACCGGAACGTGAGAGCC
This genomic window contains:
- a CDS encoding 50S ribosomal protein L23 → MSRARPRKKLELQLSQERMYELIRRPLVTEKTTLGGEHGQIAFQVPLDANKPEIKAAVEGLFKVKVKAVNTAIQKGKVKRFRGRLGQRSDFKKAYVTLEEGHAIDVTTGI
- the rplD gene encoding 50S ribosomal protein L4, with translation MKLDVTTLANETAGQIDLDESIFGVEVRRDILHRVVTWQLAKRRSGTHKAKGRSEIVGTTKKAYRQKGTGRARRGNLKTNIMRGGGVVHGPLPRDHAFDLPKKVRALGLKCALSAKAKDGKLVVLETAKAETHKTKPLVEQLVKLGWDNALIIDGAEIDTQFERAARNIKGVDLLPQQGANVYDILRRDRLVLTRAAVEALEARLK